The Carcharodon carcharias isolate sCarCar2 chromosome 15, sCarCar2.pri, whole genome shotgun sequence genome includes a window with the following:
- the LOC121288177 gene encoding CTD nuclear envelope phosphatase 1-like isoform X2 has product MFSKYFLMGLRSFVWLAVKIIQYQTVRYDILPLSPLSRIRINQMKRKILVLDLDETLIHSHHDGVLKPTVRPGTPPDFMLKVLVDRHPIRFFVHKRPHVDFFLEVASQWYELVIFTASMEIYGAAVADKLDNNKKILNRRYYRQHCTLELGSYVKDLAAIHSDLSSIVILDNSPSAYRGHPDNAIPIKSWFSDPGDTALLNLLPMLDALRFTSDVRSVLSRNLHQHRLW; this is encoded by the exons ATCATCCAGTACCAGACAGTTCGCTATGACATTCTGCCTCTATCTCCTCTTTCCCGCATCAGAATAA ATCaaatgaaaaggaaaatcttAGTTTTAGATTTAGATGAAACATTAATCCACTCGCATCATGATGGCGTGTTAAAACCAACAGTGAGGCCGGGCACACCACCAGACTTCATGCTAAAg GTACTTGTCGACCGACATCCAATCAGATTTTTTGTACATAAAAGGCCTCATGTGGACTTCTTTCTAGAAGTG GCCAGCCAGTGGTACGAGTTGGTGATTTTCACCGCTAGTATGGAGATCTATGGTGCAGCTGTAGCAGACAAACTAGACAACAACAAGAAAATATTAAACCGACGATACTACAGACAG CACTGCACACTTGAATTGGGCAGCTATGTAAAAGACCTTGCAGCCATTCACAGTGACCTCTCCAGTATTGTAATATTAGATAATTCACCCAGTGCATACAGAGGGCACCcag ATAATGCTATTCCGATAAAGTCTTGGTTCAGTGATCCTGGGGACACAGCATTATTAAACCTGTTACCTATGCTTGATGCATTAAG gtTTACATCGGATGTTCGGTCTGTCCTCAGTCGGAATCTCCACCAACATAGACTATGGTGA